Proteins encoded in a region of the Oncorhynchus gorbuscha isolate QuinsamMale2020 ecotype Even-year linkage group LG16, OgorEven_v1.0, whole genome shotgun sequence genome:
- the LOC123999710 gene encoding hemoglobin subunit alpha-4-like, whose translation MSLSAKDKANVKAIWRKILPKSDEIGEQALSRMLVVYPQTKAYFSQWASVAPGSAPVKKHSITIMNQIDECVGNLDDLFGFLTKLSELHATKLRVDPTNFKILAHNLIVVVAAYFPAEFTPEIHLSVDKFLQQLALALAEKYR comes from the exons ATGAGTCTCTCAGCCAAGGACAAAGCCAACGTGAAGGCCATCTGGCGCAAGATCCTCCCTAAATCCGATGAGATTGGAGAACAGGCTCTTTCCAG GATGCTTGTCGTCTACCCCCAGACCAAGGCCTACTTCTCCCAGTGGGCTTCCGTGGCCCCCGGTTCCGCTCCAGTGAAGAAGCACAGCATCACCATCATGAATCAAATCGATGAATGTGTTGGTAACTTGGACGATCTCTTTGGTTTCTTGACCAAGCTCAGTGAACTGCACGCCACCAAGCTGAGGGTGGACCCCACTAACTTCAAG ATTCTGGCTCACAACCTGATTGTGGTCGTTGCCGCCTACTTCCCCGCCGAATTCACCCCCGAGATCCATTTGTCCGTGGACAAGTTCCTGCAACAACTGGCTCTGGCCCTTGCGGAGAAGTACCGCTAA
- the LOC124000578 gene encoding hemoglobin subunit beta-1-like, with translation MVDWTDAEKSTISAVWGKVDINEVGPLALGRVLIVYPWTQRYFGSFGDVSTPAAIMGNPKVAAHGKVVCGALDKAVNNMGNILATYKSLSETHANKLFVDPDNFRVLADVLTIVIAAKFGAAFTPEIQATWQKFMKVVVAAMGSRYF, from the exons ATGGTTGACTGGACAGACGCAGAGAAGAGCACCATCAGTGCTGTCTGGGGCAAAGTAGATATCAATGAGGTCGGACCACTGGCTCTGGGAAG AGTCCTGATCGTCTACCCCTGGACTCAGCGTTATTTCGGCTCTTTCGGAGATGTGTCCACTCCCGCAGCAATCATGGGCAACCCCAAAGTTGCTGCTCACGGCAAGGTCGTGTGTGGAGCTCTGGATAAAGCTGTGAATAACATGGGCAACATCTTGGCCACATACAAGTCACTGAGCGAGACCCACGCTAACAAACTCTTCGTCGACCCTGACAATTTCAGG GTGTTGGCTGACGTCCTCACAATTGTCATTGCCGCCAAGTTCGGAGCCGCTTTCACTCCTGAAATTCAGGCAACCTGGCAGAAGTTCATGAAAGTGGTTGTCGCAGCCATGGGCAGTCGGTACTTCTAA
- the LOC124000356 gene encoding hemoglobin subunit alpha-1, with product MSLTAKDKSVVKAFWGKIGGKADVLGAEALGRMLTAYPQTKTYFSHWADLSPGSGPVKNHGGIIMGAIGKAVGLMDDLVGGMSALSDLHAFKLRVDPGNFKILSHNILVTLAIHFPSDFTPEVHIAVDKFLAALSAALADKYR from the exons ATGAGTCTGACAGCAAAGGACAAATCTGTGGTCAAGGCCTTCTGGGGCAAGATTGGTGGAAAGGCAGATGTCCTCGGCGCTGAAGCTTTGGGGAG GATGCTGACTGCTTACCCCCAGACTAAGACCTACTTCTCCCACTGGGCTGACCTGAGCCCCGGCTCTGGGCCAGTCAAGAACCATGGAGGCATCATCATGGGTGCAATTGGTAAAGCAGTCGGACTGATGGACGACCTCGTAGGGGGAATGAGTGCTCTCAGTGATCTGCACGCCTTCAAGCTGCGCGTTGACCCTGGAAACTTCAAG ATCCTGTCCCACAACATCCTTGTGACCCTGGCTATTCACTTCCCTTCTGATTTCACTCCCGAAGTGCACATTGCTGTGGATAAATTCCTTGCAGCCTTGTCCGCTGCCCTGGCTGATAAATACAGATAA
- the LOC124000331 gene encoding hemoglobin subunit beta-like, with the protein MVDWTDAERSAIVGLWGKISVDEIGPQAVARLLIVSPWTQRHFSTFGNLSTPAAIMGNPAVAEKLHVDPDNFRESITVCVAAMLGPTVFSADTQEAFQKFLAVVVSALGRQYH; encoded by the exons ATGGTCGACTGGACAGATGCTGAGCGCAGTGCCATCGTAGGCCTGTGGGGAAAGATCAGCGTGGATGAGATCGGACCCCAGGCCGTGGCCAG ACTTCTGATCGTGTCTCCATGGACTCAGAGGCACTTTAGCACCTTCGGCAACCTATCCACACCCGCTGCCATCATGGGTAACCCCGCCGTGGCCGAGAAACTGCACGTGGATCCCGACAACTTCAGGGAGAGTA TTACCGTGTGCGTGGCCGCCATGCTCGGTCCCACCGTTTTCAGTGCTGATACTCAGGAAGCCTTCCAGAAGTTCCTGGCTGTCGTTGTGTCCGCTCTTGGCAGACAGTACCACTAG